Below is a window of Trichosurus vulpecula isolate mTriVul1 chromosome 4, mTriVul1.pri, whole genome shotgun sequence DNA.
TGTCACATTCACAGTAATCTGAGACCTTTTGTTCATTACTCATCTAGAGAATTAGACTATTATTTCTTCCTTGCCTAATAGTTATTGACccaacattttacatatatgtatgcgtgtatccCAGCCTAGTTTCCCTTCGGCTGAATTAACTAAACTTTTACTGAGCACTATTCAAAAGTTTGTGCCCTAGATAATACAtctacaaagattaaaaaaagtccctgccctgaagaagtttctattttattgttttgaatCCAGCACTATCCATGTAGAGAGCAACATGGAGGAAAACATAGGGCAACTTTTTCTTCACCTAATTCTTCACCCACAGATCTCCAGACTAAGGCATTCCTTTTCCCAAAACCATCAGCTGATTCCTATGCGACTCTGATCCCACTGCAGAACAAACAGCTGCAGAAATTCACTGTGTGCCTGTGGACCTACTCAGAACTGACCCGGGGCTACTCTTTGTTCTCCTATGCCACTGAAGTTTCGTACAATGAGATCCTCCTCTTCAGGGATGAAGTTGGACAGTACAGTTTGACAGTTGGGGGAGAAGAGGTTACTTTCCAGGTGGATGAGTCTACTCTTACCCCAGTGCATATCTGTGCCACTTGGGCATCAGCCTCAGGGGTTGCTGAGATATGGATAAATGGTAAACCCCTGGTGAGGAAGATTATGCAAGTAGGGTATACCTTAAGTGGGAATGCCAAGATCATTCTGGGGCAAGACCAAGATTTCTATGGGGGTGGGTTTGATATAAATCAGTCCTTTGTCGGGGAGATTGGGAATGTAAATATGTGGGATTATGTGCTTCCTCCCAAGGAGATAATGGCCAATTGTAATTGTGGCAATATCCTAAACTGGAAGAAGCTGAAATATGAGAAGCATGGCCACATGCTTACTGTTCCCCATTTTTGGGTTTAATTCATACTTTCCTCAGAAAATGTGAGTAAGACAAATCAAGATGATCTATGTTGAGTTATTATACCATTTGAGATTAAAAATGTTGATTCTTGATCTTGACTTTTGGTATTTCCATTGCTTTGCTGAGTCCCCTGATGGATAATCAGGTACCTTGGGTCAAACCAAAACTTGCAGAATGGCTTCTTTTCTTTACATCCTGAGTACATACATCTCCCAGGCTGAGTTGAGCATGGCCTGTGAAAATATACTGTAGCACCTGGATCTTGGTTGGGCCGGTTTAAGGAGGTTGAAGCCAAATTCCGGTCCTCTTTACTATAACCAAAGTGGAAAAGCACACTAATCTCAGAATCCTTCCCCTATGCCTtgggttcagtcatttttgaggAGATGATTTagtcctcttctgagtttcaatcttgcctcatattcttactagctatttgaccctagagaagtcatttaatctctttcattttcttgctctgtagaatgagagggtttgactcagtggtctccaaggtcccttccagctctagattgatGATCCTATCAGCTTCACTGGGGGTTTGGAATATGGTCAATGTTCATTGTGAGGGTGTTGACTAAAAtaaatgtggttttttttgtaGTCTGTAGTGCAGAACCCAAGAATACAATTTATGTGAACAGGGTCTAATCTTCAGTAGTGTATTCCTAAGACattctttcttttgcttgtgTTGCTCCCACCTAGTTACCCTTCTGTGAAATTTCAGAATATAGCTTAAATATAGCTTGTATCTAGGTCTCCATGATGTGGGTAAAAGAATTCCCAGCTCCCTTACTAGCACTCAGAGTACCAATGTATATAGCCAGTACAGGATAGCATTTATTCTATTCTACCAAAAATATAGGAAAAACATATAGTTGTTATATTGGGAGGGAGGTTAGAAGACTCCTCATTAATAGATTTCTCCCAAGCCCAGTTGATGTGATAACAGAAAGTACAGGGAAAATAGCAGAAAACAAGACAGTAATGTCCTAAGAACAAAgaagtattttcattttgttacCACTTTATGAAGTAGGAAAAATTGCTGTTTGGTTGAATTGAAAGGCATCTTTCCATTGGCTGATACATCAGCTACATTGCCAGTGTCTATTGAAAACCAAGGCTATGCTAAAAAgaaagtcactttttttttcaatgagaaatgtcaaatggtcacaacctcaaaaaagagttcttggaagaacttaaaaaggactttgaaaatcaaataagagagattgaggaaaaataaggtaaaaaataAGAGCActccaaaaaaatcaagaaaattatgaaaggaaagtcaaccaaattaaaatggagaatcaaaaacttaaggaagaaaatatttccttgaaaactagaattgggcaagggattGTGACATtacaagacaccaagaaataaaaacaaaacctgaagaatgaaaacaatagaagagaatgtgaagcatctcatcagaaaaacaactggagATCTGGAGAACAggttgaggagagagaatataagaACTGTagtactacctgaaagctacaatcagaaaaaaagaatcttgatacaatattacaagaaatgattaaggaaatttgccctgaa
It encodes the following:
- the LOC118846875 gene encoding mucosal pentraxin-like, with the translated sequence MTYSPERVKQDLQTKAFLFPKPSADSYATLIPLQNKQLQKFTVCLWTYSELTRGYSLFSYATEVSYNEILLFRDEVGQYSLTVGGEEVTFQVDESTLTPVHICATWASASGVAEIWINGKPLVRKIMQVGYTLSGNAKIILGQDQDFYGGGFDINQSFVGEIGNVNMWDYVLPPKEIMANCNCGNILNWKKLKYEKHGHMLTVPHFWV